One genomic segment of Syngnathus typhle isolate RoL2023-S1 ecotype Sweden linkage group LG8, RoL_Styp_1.0, whole genome shotgun sequence includes these proteins:
- the LOC133157986 gene encoding uncharacterized protein LOC133157986 isoform X2, which produces MTSVEKRRSSRKNGRHRKQSDGGFSDTSSGGSFLDETDREVRSLTDKAFRSLCIGEEAVYNDSDLGPSSPCVQRDRQQAFRQSGPENENGDREELKRAAHESFSLMVQQLEHDLIYDGMYGAEMNRNPQWDVCGDRTQGRVSAPFQQPLMEMTQEDRSLEEDPLSYFTNGATDLSLQHRRSRSRVSSLIRAFNCEDGAVMEDQLREWNDEARWNRPDMMTMPSAYQQHFTNGHFAMVGQFSSQDTNLFSTEAAAMSHMNAASSFMGLSHNNHNMMTQVDCNTNVFIHSEFSPFRIWRDHNRFQQGEDSRYMHSSEFPKWDQTPMYKELSLEPQMNGSPMFQKRGGKHHRTMMAPAVPNHPQQSISTSTRLQKASALEKRCESEQAVHYPHRMRTRSLGTNRLPSQRPLTASPTGEMSHNVQETLSSVEALHQQIKIMTEQNNNPRLTTNRHGPLHSDDTLFGVTMEQNAASQNTSSLSNIGQLPLPLVPMSQAEPPESRQDIGSPHVVEHPPVCAESRGATPDARMSNYKSRASSLLFNLKDNRKRVKSTYSPTKFKGCETTDKSREPLLWESKDTVIDIPECLQADIQESSWTDGASHQYIQPYHSPRLFSPGSTSQSNTGQVSDYKMAQRQDETVHQSGHIPVNYTRNHFSEDLALFSPYKQDMADIQVGAEAYTHKSSFNTTDMNWQMGESSQISREGAYLKERDVRHSAEVTQQNQNKHNYSNVSKERRSPSTPNQLALKAVVAPWKQDTSPFKEKHQHAQANQQAIPVKQISPPRNDHRRESQQDTNTEAKRKPECNIPVKDPDFCEKDTKEDYLRQNNHGNGHKEPDKTMQNQEISQRKVYTQILKEEKPKAAEQQNTSNSQNLSLSASGRTERVHQVKGGQLMEVMAGQNTPKGIQSEQIQSKIQQWDHLHPKDTSALWQTGSVEAEQAQPENTIETTGVKVKSGQDEAKEQRNKQIKGKQKDRTNEKPTRAPTQVGDSKGESNYVNAKAEEMSGVQSERVQAEQADLEELKGKQRPFESVRAQPSQKDNIMLDEVEEKTNRIDQEGEQKMLQEVRGKNVQRDETVPKQVNKEEAQLQAKAEDEMEVRSGKDKQNEKKAERESKVNAQTKEEIHEAKEKNYFAIKAELVKMELTNMELAKVALVKHQHTKQRSSKSTAILTMQHHVKSEPNKIDRVKVELAKAKAELAKIKEKTKGEQSLREKYSFSDSLPHKMTPGSNISSKDDNVTPSAVSLDVAEVNTNKSNGGNTTVSREPNKDKVTSNKGNENLYTYSESSKEFKLSQEDYLPSCVDKRATGDAVSDIGKEDKVKKFESFYPNFYSSASEHSEPARNPERKHKSERLKAMPHKEKAQTKQEILTSKVKAHAEKEISALMEGFASREVFTSKKTSKPLPASQNLHLKLKPPSHEVLGDHGISISSNNATKHQTEALGMEDKALPSFEGISNQTVNHLQQLLPTEPMKSNDPAPEIAPTVMKMTPGYSASTEKQADHHEIRSPIQNKDQESKYSEEQTAVEPDENSEKLESESLIFKPHPPVNNMKSQQDASEEGVVQKDFVFGQIKSSGAEDNLKMMGIIVTEKLDNEEGRGEPDTSFLNSSTETSQKSECLIHINSGHAKETLPTENKTQNEVDMNVHHEETIKKSGTENVTKEMASPLHQYSNINAGPQSKIRVEGPMPGKAVTPTLRSINKAAAETQLQDVTTSEMAGCTLETFDTAKNCRKDQDEIKTKELTSQLKHVTDKLINTGLDSNQNSNKAAAETQSLTPSLEKDIAPDINPSKISHIENESAPLLEENRNGNTTPQLIKTSSMNASSKHKESNLGIMNQLEDVHIDNIVISVIPAAVKTDNVEKHQSTTGSDVAAVEEHQHQASVSVGENMSTSIKNQETTSKDCDEPKKEKLEDKLSVQDVLASVRKLADSMKNTDRNSRMNTTRDDIALSPQATEGDYFQVQGIPGISFRDNSTHTDVSDVSKALEHSDQVSAQNKSASSTVSVENESMRKHTRVAADKNSLPPSDCPTEVQNSEKMATAKTVDVRKQQSDLRSSLSVRERRNSRISQPTREEPEVKAKPKNRASTIPEISALADYARLKVIVPEDRENKIQEFPPHKKEGFFPLIQSRHSRRPVFTAEPQETKDKSEPKKTEINTKVSKEPRPVVFPITEKEHQRTGMFKLGEKDIREKNISDVKDHERVLENQLPQFTHRKTTKDQVKNEVNREEVQKVEGQIVSHQRNNQMQASSHSSSINKAREGHQSQPQKLIDTPNPNEKMSDLTSIDSLVVRNKGFSTKSNVETNFQERASRIRNVINEDTTRERKSEQSRKEKLDTYQEETKDKRLARAQLQQQEASKRREAVIAEDIKKKIEERRALISEERKRAQREAAYWEKVKEAQRMEEGKKGKQTEGRRTNPGKDEKRNIQEGENTKAQEEKQGNISGGQRNRLEQRQAERTLQDEEQMRAVLIEEQRLAKRIEERRLAEQARIKKIQERLRDEQRREKQKRAEQTTCENKETTDEKPNTSANMREEQLSKVERVSAPEEQIRDDDVMAKMEEEYLTAQSEISSTGEEQKRASRLMDALQYYTITTTDKKPKEGQTDTPLPLQQKQQTSVPAEESGSHRRLPRPHAPPSPVPSVPRSNTSSPALGGKPLMFRVKDNTKGSSFTKSVKPRFHKNFTEESRANSPTEGRAERREDDLEPASSSQDHSAPLAHHKPFSRRSIALDDDDSRSVISNMSEDIQSFATSSADIADLRGLYDYERPVSACSISSDMSRLGKPPSVPPKSDKALRRAQRLTTRRIKKEVTQSSATNPAERTQQEATDRPASASTEVRSLNRHAVASPHFAPPVSLTHAPTSGPGLPSTHTENLRSRLAFHASSHTTAPVSLPVTSPHVTAPVASPSPAPVFHSVTTAHPATPISPPINASAISSPHSIAPGLHSVPFPHAATPVSLHAASTHVTSPTSHHLASPHSTASPHTSATSSQPVAALHTTASVTHSAPSHVLAPVNNPSATLHVTASLANPFPYMPAFVSHPVASPHVTAPMSLPVSSPHASAQIIHTAVPKTVQHVPSSPTVHYATHSAPVTQYHVDSSYPQSFPLTQRKVLQDPGSGQYFLVDAPVEVKMKTFFDPETGKYVQLNVRESGQNIFQPHLQPVLTQPIFPQVNLPQLQLKPELLSHSSPADMPFRLYKGFQAYPQVYKPQGIASMLSHRPSSGVSVHEEPYLKNDCNTNQSNEIGRKSEGQHYIPEQTPYMDTVNDTNKIQNTVYSMQGSFPECDANNHLAGSLCENDNSAHPRCQSRNIIPMSELDDFMEMTDW; this is translated from the exons ATGACATCAGTGGAGAAACGCCGCTCGAGCCGAAAGAATGGTCGACATCGAAAGCAAAGCGACGGAGGTTTCAGTGACACCTCAAGCGGTGGATCCTTTCTGGATGAGACCGACCGTGAAGTCCGTAGTCTCACCGATAAAGCCTTCAGGAGTCTCTGCATTGGAGAAGAGGCCGTTTATAATGACTCGGACTTGGGTCCCTCCTCACCTTGTgtccagagagacagacagcaggCCTTCAGGCAGAGTGGGCCGGAGAATGAGAATGGCGACAGGGAGGAGCTTAAAAGAGCAGCTCATGAAAGCTTCAGCCTGATGGTACAGCAGTTGGAACATGATTTGATCTATGACGGAATGTATGGGGCAGAGATGAACAGAAATCCACAGTGGGATGTTTGTGGAGATAGAACACAAGGGAGGGTTTCTGCCCCATTCCAACAGCCTTTAATGGAAATGACCCAGGAGGATAGATCTCTTGAAGAAGACCCACTTAGCTACTTTACCAACGGAGCCACAGATTTGAGTTTGCAGCATCGAAGAAGCCGTTCTAGAGTTTCTTCACTCATCAGAGCATTTAACTGTGAGGATGGAGCAGTAATGGAGGATCAACTCAGAGAATGGAATGATGAGGCACGCTGGAATAGACCAGATATGATGACCATGCCTTCAGCATACCAGCAACATTTTACCAACGGTCATTTCGCCATGGTTGGCCAATTCTCATCCCAGGACACCAACCTTTTCTCTACTGAAGCAGCTGCAATGTCTCACATGAACGCTGCCTCCTCTTTTATGGGATTGTCTCACAATAACCATAATATGATGACACAAGTGGACTGTAACACCAACGTCTTCATACACAGCGAATTCAGTCCCTTCAGAATATGGCGAGACCATAACAGGTTCCAACAAGGTGAAGACTCAAGGTATATGCACAGTTCAGAGTTCCCAAAGTGGGACCAGACACCCATGTACAAGGAGCTTTCACTGGAACCCCAAATGAATGGTTCTCCTATGTTTCAAAAGAGGGGTGGAAAACACCACAGGACTATGATGGCCCCTGCGGTTCCCAACCATCCTCAACAAtccatttcaacatccacaagGTTACAGAAAGCATCTGCCTTGGAGAAGCGCTGTGAATCTGAGCAGGCGGTCCATTATCCTCACAGGATGAGGACACGGAGTCTAGGAACAAACAGACTTCCATCCCAACGGCCATTAACAGCATCGCCCACTGGAGAGATGTCTCATAATGTTCAGGAAACACTCAGCTCTGTTGAGGCCCTACATCAACAGATTAAAATAATGACGGAGCAAAATAACAATCCGAGGTTGACAACTAATAGACATGGACCTCTTCATAGTGATGACActctatttggggtcaccatGGAGCAAAACGCTGCAAGCCAGAACACCAGTAGCCTCTCCAATATTGGCCAGCTACCTTTGCCACTGGTTCCCATGTCCCAAGCAGAGCCACCAGAAAGTAGACAGGATATAGGTTCTCCTCACGTTGTGGAACATCCACCAGTATGTGCCGAAAGTAGGGGAGCCACACCTGATGCAAGGATGTCAAACTATAAATCCAGAGCCAGCAGCCTCCTCTTCAATCTCAAAGACAACCGAAAGAGagtgaaaagtacatacagtcCTACCAAATTTAAAGGCTGCGAAACAACAGATAAAAGCAGAGAACCTCTTCTGTGGGAATCCAAAGACACTGTGATTGACATACCTGAGTGTCTACAAGCAGACATTCAGGAATCTAGCTGGACTGACGGAGCCTCACATCAATATATTCAACCCTATCACAGCCCCAGACTTTTTTCTCCTGGATCAACTTCTCAGTCCAATACAGGGCAAGTTTCAGACTATAAGATGGCTCAGAGACAAGATGAAACAGTCCATCAGTCTGGGCACATACCTGTAAATTACACCAGAAATCATTTCAGTGAGGACCTGGCATTATTTTCTCCCTATAAGCAGGACATGGCGGACATTCAGGTGGGAGCGGAGGCATACACACATAAATCGTCTTTTAATACCACAGACATGAATTGGCAAATGGGTGAAAGCAGTCAAATATCTAGGGAAGGTGCCTATTTGAAAGAACGAGATGTGAGGCATTCCGCTGAGGTGACTCAACAAAACCAGAACAAACACAATTATAGCAATGTTTCAAAGGAAAGGAGATCTCCAAGTACCCCAAACCAATTGGCTCTGAAAGCAGTTGTAGCTCCATGGAAACAAGACACTTCACCTTTTAAAGAAAAACACCAACATGCTCAGGCAAACCAACAAGCTATCCCTGTAAAGCAGATCAGTCCACCAAGAAACGATCACAGAAGAGAAAGTCAGCAGGACACAAATACGGAAGCTAAGAGAAAACCAGAGTGTAATATTCCTGTTAAAGATCCAGACTTTTGtgaaaaagacacaaaagagGATTATTTACGACAGAACAATCATGGAAATGGACATAAAGAACCTGACAAAACTATGCAAAATCAAGAAATAAGTCAGAGAAAAGTATATACACAAATATTAAAGGAAGAAAAGCCAAAAGCAGCTGAGCAACAGAACACATCAAACAGCCAAAACCTCTCATTATCAGCCAGCGGGAGGACAGAAAGGGTCCACCAAGTGAAGGGTGGGCAATTGATGGAGGTCATGGCTGGGCAAAATACACCTAAAGGAATACAGTCAGAGCAAATACAATCTAAAATTCAGCAGTGGGATCATTTGCATCCCAAAGACACGTCTGCTCTGTGGCAGACTGGTTCGGTTGAAGCAGAGCAAGCGCAACCAGAAAATACTATTGAAACAACAGGGGTTAAGGTCAAGTCAGGACAAGACGAAGCAAAAGAGCAAAGAAACAAGCAgataaaaggaaaacaaaaagacagaaccAATGAGAAACCAACAAGAGCTCCAACTCAAGTTGGAGATAGTAAAGGAGAAAGCAATTATGTAAACGCAAAAGCTGAAGAGATGAGCGGTGTGCAGAGTGAACGAGTCCAAGCGGAGCAAGCTGACTTGGAGGAACTTAAAGGCAAACAGAGACCATTCGAGTCAGTTAGAGCTCAACCATCTCAAAAAGACAACATCATGCTGGATGAAGTCGAggaaaaaacaaatagaatTGATCAAGAAGGAGAACAGAAAATGTTACAGGAAGTCCGAGGAAAGAATGTTCAAAGGGACGAAACCGTCCCAAAGCAAGTCAACAAGGAAGAAGCTCAACTACAGGCTAAAGCAGAAGACGAAATGGAAGTGCGCAGTGGAAAGGACAAGCAAAACGAAAAGAAAGCTGAGAGAGAATCAAAAGTCAATGCTCAAACTAAAGAAGAAATACATGAAGCCAAAGAGAAAAATTATTTTGCCATAAAAGCAGAACTGGTTAAGATGGAGCTAACAAACATGGAACTGGCAAAAGTAGCACTAGTGAAACaccaacacacaaaacaaagatCATCAAAGTCCACGGCAATCCTAACAATGCAGCATCACGTCAAGAGTGAGCCCAATAAAATTGACCGTGTAAAGGTTGAGTTAGCCAAAGCTAAAGCTGAGCTCGCAAAAATAAAGGAGAAAACCAAGGGGGAGCAAAGTCTGAGAGAGAAATATAGCTTTAGTGATTCACTTCCACACAAAATGACACCAGGGTCAAACATTTCTTCAAAAGATGACAACGTAACGCCATCAGCTGTGTCACTTGATGTTGCAGAAGTTAATACCAACAAATCAAATGGTGGCAACACCACAGTCAGTCGTGAACCCAATAAGGACAAAGTCACCTCTAATAAAGGTAATGAGAATCTTTATACCTACAGCGAGTCATCCAAAGAATTTAAATTATCTCAGGAAGACTATTTACCTTCTTGTGTAGATAAAAGAGCAACTGGTGACGCAGTTTCTGATATTGGAAAGGAAGACAAAGTTAAAAAATTTGAATCATTTTATCCCAACTTCTATTCTTCTGCTTCAGAACATTCAGAGCCAGCTCGAAACCCTGAAAGGAAACACAAATCTGAGCGTCTGAAAGCAATGCCCCATAAAGAGAAAGCTCAGACAAAACAGGAGATTCTTACTTCCAAAGTAAAGGCTCATGCTGAGAAAGAGATTTCAGCTCTGATGGAAGGTTTTGCTTCACGGGAAGTCTTCACATCTAAAAAGACCAGCAAACCACTACCAGCTAGTCAGAATCTTCATTTGAAGCTTAAACCGCCATCGCATGAAGTGCTAGGAGACCATGGAATCTCAATATCCAGTAATAATGCCACTAAACATCAGACGGAAGCATTAGGAATGGAGGACAAAGCTCTTCCCAGCTTTGAAGGAATCAGCAATCAAACTGTCAATCACCTGCAACAGCTACTTCCCACAGAGCCTATGAAGAGCAATGACCCTGCTCCAGAAATTGCACCCACAGTGATGAAAATGACACCAGGCTATTCTGCGAGCACAGAGAAGCAAGCAGATCATCATGAAATCAGGTCACCAATACAAAATAAGGATCAGGAATCAAAGTACAGTGAAGAACAAACAGCAGTAGAACCTGACGAAAACTCAGAAAAACTAGAATCGGAATCACTCATTTTCAAACCACATCCACCCGTCAACAACATGAAGTCACAGCAAGATGCAAGCGAAGAGGGCGTAGTTCAGAAAGACTTTGTCTTTGGACAGATTAAGAGCTCAGGGGCAGAGGACAATTTAAAGATGATGGGAATAATTGTGACTGAGAAATTGGACAATGAAGAAGGTCGTGGTGAGCCTGACACGTCCTTCCTCAATTCAAGTACAGAAACGAGTCAGAAGAGTGAATGTTTGATACATATCAACTCAGGACACGCAAAGGAAACTCTTCCCACAGAAAATAAAACTCAAAATGAAGTTGATATGAATGTTCATCATGAAGAAACCATAAAGAAAAGCGGCACTGAAAATGTGACTAAGGAAATGGCCTCTCCCTTGCACCAGTATTCTAACATCAATGCAGGACCCCAAAGCAAAATACGAGTCGAAGGACCCATGCCTGGAAAGGCTGTGACCCCCACACTCCGTTCTATAAATAAAGCAGCAGCCGAAACTCAACTCCAGGACGTAACGACATCCGAAATGGCAGGATGCACACTCGAAACCTTTGACACAGCAAAGAACTGCCGGAAAGATCAAGACGAAATTAAAACCAAAGAATTGACTTCACAATTAAAGCACGTCACAGACAAATTAATAAACACAGGACTCGACTCGAACCAGAATTCCAATAAGGCTGCTGCAGAAACTCAATCTCTCACACCGTCACTGGAAAAGGATATCGCACCTGATATAAATCCATCTAAAATCAGCCACATAGAAAATGAAAGTGCACCTCTACTGGAAGAAAATAGAAATGGCAATACCACTCCCCAATTAATTAAGACTTCAAGCATGAATGCATCTTCAAAACACAAAGAGTCAAACCTGGGAATTATGAATCAGCTTGAAGATGTTCACATAGACAACATTGTCATCAGCGTCATACCAGCAGCAGTCAAGACTGACAATGTGGAGAAACATCAGAGCACAACTGGCTCTGATGTGGCTGCAGTTGAggaacatcaacatcaagcaTCAGTGAGTGTGGGGGAAAACATGAGCACATCAATCAAAAATCAGGAAACTACTTCAAAAGACTGTGACGAGCCAAAGAAAGAGAAGTTGGAAGACAAACTGAGTGTACAAGATGTTTTAGCGAGTGTAAGAAAATTGGCTGACTCAATGAAAAACACAGACCGAAACTCTCGCATGAATACAACAAGAGATGACATAGCACTTAGTCCACAAGCCACTGAGGGAGACTACTTCCAAGTTCAGGGAATACCTGGAATATCGTTTAGAGATAatagcacacacacagatgtgtCAGATGTTTCAAAAGCATTGGAACATTCCGACCAAGTATCGGCTCAGAATAAGTCAGCATCTTCCACAGTAAGTGTTGAAAATGAGAGCATGCGTAAACACACAAGGGTTGCAGCAGATAAGAACTCTTTGCCACCTAGTGATTGTCCCACAGAGGTACAAAACTCTGAAAAGATGGCGACTGCCAAAACGGTGGATGTGAGAAAGCAACAGTCGGATTTGAGATCCAGTTTATCAGTAAGGGAAAGACGTAACTCAAGAATTTCACAGCCAACAAGGGAAGAGCCAGAAGTGAAAGCAAAACCAAAGAACAGAGCGTCGACAATTCCGGAGATATCAGCCCTTGCAGACTATGCTAGATTAAAAGTCATTGTTCCAGAAGAcagagaaaataaaattcaggAATTCCCTCCTCACAAGAAAGAAGGATTCTTTCCACTGATACAATCTCGTCATAGCAGACGCCCAGTATTCACTGCTGAGCCACAAGAGACAAAAGACAAAAGTGAGCCAAAAAAGACAGAGATTAACACCAAAGTCAGCAAAGAGCCCAGACCGGTTGTGTTTCCCATAACTGAGAAAGAGCATCAGCGGACAGGTATGTTCAAACTGGGAGAGAAGGACATACGAGAGAAAAACATTTCTGATGTCAAAGACCATGAAAGAGTTTTGGAAAATCAGCTACCACAGTTCACACATAGAAAAACAACGAAAGATCAAGTTAAAAATGAGGTCAACAGGGAAGAGGTCCAAAAGGTTGAGGGACAAATAGTTAGTCATCAAAGAAATAATCAAATGCAAGCTTCAAGCCACTCTTCCTCAATTAATAAAGCAAGAGAAGGTCATCAGTCACAACCACAGAAACTAATTGATACCCCAAATCCTAATGAAAAAATGTCAGACTTGACCTCAATTGATAGTTTGGTGGTCAGGAATAAAGGCTTTTCCACAAAATCCAATGTGGAGACAAATTTTCAAGAGAGAGCTTCAAGAATTAGAAATGTTATAAATGAAGACACAACACGAGAAAGAAAATCAGAACaatcaagaaaagaaaagcttgACACTTATCAAGAAgagacaaaagacaaaagactgGCGAGAGCACAACTACAGCAACAAGAAGCTTCCAAGAGAAGGGAAGCTGTAATTGCagaagatataaaaaaaaagatagaggAGAGGCGAGCTCTCATATCAGAAGAAAGAAAACGAGCACAAAGAGAAGCAGCATATTGGGAAAAAGTCAAAGAAGCACAAAGGatggaggagggaaaaaagggaaaacaaacAGAAGGCAGGAGAACAAATCCAGGAAAGGATGAAAAAAGGAACATACAAGAAGGTGAAAACACAAAAGCCCAAGAGGAAAAGCAAGGAAACATCTCAGGTGGGCAGAGGAACAGACTGGAACAAAGACAGGCAGAGAGAACTCTTCAAGATGAAGAGCAGATGAGAGCGGTGCTCATAGAGGAACAACGTCTAGCCAAGAGGATTGAGGAAAGGAGACTTGCGGAGCAGGCGAGGATCAAAAAGATTCAAGAGCGCCTGAGAGATGAGCAGAGGAGAGAAAAGCAAAAAAGAGCCGAACAGACGACGTGTGAGAACAAAGAGACGACTGACGAAAAGCCAAACACCAGTGCCAACATGAGAGAGGAGCAGCTGTCCAAAGTTGAGAGGGTGAGTGCACCTGAAGAGCAGATAAgagatgatgatgtcatggctAAAATGGAAGAAGAATATTTAACAGCTCAAAGTGAGATATCCTCGACCGGTGAGGAGCAGAAACGTGCATCGCGGTTGATGGATGCTCTTCAGTACTACACCATCACCACTACAGATAAGAAACCCAAAGAAGGACAAACAGACACCCCGCTACCCctccaacaaaaacaacagaccTCTGTGCCCGCCGAAGAATCTGGATCACACAGAAGGTTACCCAGGCCACATGCTCCACCATCTCCTGTTCCTTCTGTTCCACGCTCCAATACTTCCTCCCCAGCACTTGGAGGCAAACCCTTGATGTTCAGAGTGAAGGATAACACCAAAGGTTCTTCTTTCACTAAATCAGTTAAACCACGCTTtcataagaactttacagaaGAGTCCAGAGCAAATTCACCAACAGAAGGAAGAGCAGAGAGAAGAGAGGATGATCTTGAG CCAGCATCTTCCTCACAAGATCACTCAGCCCCTCTTGCACATCACAAGCCCTTCTCCAGGAGAAGCATCGCTCTGGATGATGACGACTCTCGATCGGTTATCAGTAACATGTCTGAGGATATACAGAGTTTTGCCACCAGTTCTGCTGACATAGCAGATTTGAGAGGACTATATGATTACGAAAGGCCGGTCTCAGCCTGCAGCATTAGCAGTGATATGTCCCGTTTGGGAAAACCTCCAAGTGTTCCCCCAAAAAGTGACAAAGCCTTGCGCAGGGCACAAAGACTGACAACTCGTAGGATAAAGAAAGAGGTGACGCAAAGCTCAGCAACCAACCCTGCAGAGAGAACACAACAGGAAGCCACCGATAGGCCTGCTTCTGCCTCCACCGAGGTACGGTCCTTAAACCGCCATGCCGTGGCTTCTCCGCATTTTGCTCCTCCTGTCTCCCTCACCCATGCACCGACATCTGGGCCTGGCTtaccctccacacacacagagaacCTACGCTCACGCCTCGCTTTCCATGCCTCCTCTCATACCACGGCCCCCGTCTCCCTTCCTGTCACCTCCCCTCATGTCACTGCACCAGTTGCGTCTCCTTCGCCTGCACCTGTATTTCACTCTGTCACCACTGCTCATCCCGCCACCCCCATCTCCCCACCCATTAATGCATCTGCAATTTCCTCCCCTCATTCCATTGCACCTGGACTCCATTCAGTTCCATTTCCTCATGCCGCCACCCCTGTGTCCCTGCATGCTGCCTCCACTCATGTAACCTCACCCACATCACATCATCTGGCCTCACCTCATTCCACTGCATCCCCTCACACCTCTGCCACGTCATCCCAGCCAGTAGCCGCTCTTCATACCACGGCTTCAGTGACTCATTCAGCTCCCTCTCATGTCCTGGCTCCTGTAAACAATCCATCCGCCACTCTTCATGTCACCGCTTCTCTCGCCAACCCATTCCCTTACATGCCTGCCTTTGTCTCCCACCCCGTTGCCAGCCCTCATGTCACTGCCCCCATGTCACTCCCAGTGTCCTCCCCTCATGCTTCTGCCCAGATTATCCACACTGCTGTTCCAAAGACAGTTCAACATGTTCCTTCTTCTCCCACTGTCCATTATGCTACCCACTCAGCTCCAGTGACACAGTACCATGTAGA